The Carassius auratus strain Wakin chromosome 27, ASM336829v1, whole genome shotgun sequence genome includes a region encoding these proteins:
- the sft2d3 gene encoding vesicle transport protein SFT2C, translated as MAELNRQLQEYLAQSKSGAKTISQSSSSTAIDIDEPTSVSGSWFGRWSSPYSGSSGRGASPGQGSSSGFSWPWSSEPDPCLPGMSRSQRLIAFGTCIFFSALCFGLSALYAPLLLLKARKFALLWSLGSVFALLGAAILRGPSKLITTPTPGAVVYLCSLVGTLYSALSLHSTLLTALGACLQIAAIVGYIVALLPGGSAGMRFVGGMAASAIKRTVTGKAMPI; from the coding sequence ATGGCTGAATTAAACCGACAGCTCCAGGAATATTTGGCTCAGTCTAAAAGCGGAGCGAAAACGATATCACAGTCCAGCTCCAGCACTGCAATAGACATCGATGAACCCACTTCGGTGTCGGGGAGTTGGTTTGGCAGGTGGTCGAGTCCGTACTCTGGATCCAGTGGCCGCGGAGCGTCACCAGGCCAAGGATCGAGCAGCGGTTTCTCGTGGCCGTGGTCATCAGAGCCTGACCCGTGTTTGCCGGGCATGAGTCGATCCCAGCGACTGATCGCTTTTGGGACGTGTATTTTCTTCTCTGCTCTGTGCTTCGGACTGTCTGCTCTTTACGCTCCTTTACTCCTACTGAAGGCGCGTAAGTTCGCTCTGCTGTGGTCGCTTGGATCTGTGTTCGCACTCCTCGGGGCGGCGATCCTCCGCGGACCCAGTAAACTCATTACAACTCCCACACCGGGAGCCGTGGTGTACCTGTGCTCTCTGGTGGGAACTCTGTATTCGGCGCTGAGCCTTCACAGCACGCTGCTCACAGCTCTTGGAGCTTGTCTTCAGATCGCTGCTATTGTGGGTTACATCGTGGCTTTGTTGCCGGGTGGGAGTGCCGGGATGAGGTTTGTGGGTGGCATGGCAGCGTCTGCTATTAAAAGAACTGTGACCGGCAAGGCCATGCCTATATGA